The Chryseobacterium geocarposphaerae genome window below encodes:
- the ilvA gene encoding threonine ammonia-lyase IlvA translates to MKMNETMIFPTLEAVKETRKSIENVVNYTPLQYNARLSDIFGANIFLKREDLQPVRSYKLRGAYNKIKSLYNEGKTSDGIVCASAGNHAQGVAFSCKQLQIKGTIFMPVTTPKQKLEQVEMFGGNLVEIKLVGDTFDTSKNAALEFAESSGAAFIHPFDDIQIIEGQATLALEILEQQKENIDFVFIPIGGGGLASGISTVFKELSKETRLIGVEPKGAPSMKTSIDNNLNTELQKVDGFVDGAAVKRVGDLTFEICKNALADCIPVDEGMICDTILQLYNKDAIVLEPAGALSISALEQYRNQIKGKNVVCIVSGSNNDITRMEEIKERALLYNGLKHYFMVKFPQRPGSLKDFVLNVLGSNDDITHFEYTKKNSRETALAIVGIELSNISDFNGLKQRMKELGYFESYLNDNPDVLNMLV, encoded by the coding sequence ATGAAGATGAATGAAACGATGATATTTCCAACCTTGGAAGCGGTAAAAGAAACCCGAAAAAGTATAGAAAATGTTGTGAATTACACACCATTGCAATACAACGCCCGCTTGTCAGATATATTTGGAGCAAATATTTTTCTCAAGAGGGAAGATTTACAACCCGTTAGGTCTTACAAATTACGTGGGGCCTACAATAAAATCAAAAGTCTTTACAATGAAGGCAAAACTTCGGACGGAATAGTCTGTGCAAGCGCCGGAAATCACGCCCAGGGAGTAGCTTTTTCCTGTAAACAGCTTCAGATTAAAGGAACGATTTTTATGCCCGTGACAACACCAAAACAAAAACTGGAACAGGTTGAAATGTTTGGTGGAAACCTTGTCGAAATCAAACTGGTAGGGGATACTTTTGATACCTCCAAAAATGCAGCCTTAGAGTTTGCAGAAAGTTCCGGCGCAGCATTTATTCATCCTTTTGATGATATTCAGATTATTGAAGGACAGGCGACTTTGGCACTGGAAATTTTGGAGCAACAGAAAGAAAATATTGATTTTGTTTTCATTCCGATTGGCGGTGGTGGTTTGGCTTCCGGAATTTCGACGGTTTTTAAAGAGCTGTCAAAAGAGACTCGATTGATTGGAGTTGAACCAAAAGGAGCACCCTCTATGAAAACCTCCATTGATAATAATCTCAATACAGAATTACAGAAAGTTGATGGTTTTGTAGATGGAGCAGCGGTAAAAAGAGTAGGGGATTTGACTTTTGAGATTTGCAAAAATGCGCTTGCAGATTGCATTCCTGTGGATGAAGGGATGATTTGTGATACGATTCTTCAACTTTATAACAAAGATGCAATTGTTTTGGAACCGGCCGGAGCGCTTTCTATTTCAGCTTTGGAACAATATCGAAATCAGATTAAGGGTAAAAATGTAGTTTGCATCGTCAGCGGAAGCAACAATGATATTACCAGAATGGAGGAAATCAAAGAACGCGCTTTGCTTTACAATGGGTTGAAGCATTATTTTATGGTCAAATTCCCACAACGTCCAGGTTCTCTGAAAGATTTTGTGCTGAATGTTCTCGGTTCAAATGACGATATCACCCATTTCGAATATACCAAAAAAAATTCAAGGGAAACTGCTTTGGCGATTGTAGGAATCGAACTTTCCAATATTTCTGATTTTAATGGCTTGAAACAGAGAATGAAAGAGCTGGGTTATTTCGAATCTTATTTGAATGATAATCCTGATGTGCTGAATATGCTTGTTTAA
- a CDS encoding SDR family oxidoreductase, which translates to MDFPAKQATDFSGDLCVINSKKMTNSNRGVAVLVTGGSGFIAVHCIIKLLEQGYMVRATLRSLHRQNEVKDMLSKGGISSFENLSFIEADLSQDNNWDKAVQGCTYVLHIASPTPVVNYKHEDEMINPAKDGVLRVLKAARAARVKRVVLTSAYGAVGMGNRNRTTPYTEKDWSNLEANLHPYQKSKTIAEKTAWEFIKNEGGGLELSVVNPVAVMGPILGTDYSHSNQVVKKMLEGEIKACPKVYCCHVDVRDVVDLHLLAMTHPKASGERFLATTGKALSMLDVADILKKNLVEVAAKVPTREMQNWIVRAAAIFNPSLRMLATLLGKYAETSGDKAKQLLNWSPRSNEEAIIATAESMLQLGLIKK; encoded by the coding sequence TTGGACTTTCCAGCAAAACAGGCTACTGACTTTTCAGGCGATCTTTGTGTTATAAATTCAAAGAAGATGACAAATTCAAATAGAGGAGTAGCAGTCCTTGTCACGGGCGGCTCTGGTTTCATTGCTGTTCATTGTATAATAAAATTACTTGAGCAAGGTTATATGGTAAGAGCAACATTACGTTCTCTACATAGGCAGAATGAGGTTAAGGATATGCTAAGTAAAGGAGGGATCAGCTCATTTGAAAACCTCTCCTTTATTGAGGCTGATCTTTCGCAAGATAATAATTGGGATAAGGCTGTGCAGGGCTGTACCTATGTTCTGCATATAGCATCTCCAACACCTGTTGTTAACTATAAGCATGAGGATGAAATGATCAATCCAGCAAAAGATGGAGTGTTAAGGGTTCTGAAAGCAGCTAGGGCTGCCCGTGTAAAGAGGGTCGTACTAACATCGGCCTATGGAGCGGTAGGTATGGGAAATAGGAATCGTACGACGCCATATACTGAAAAAGACTGGTCGAACCTTGAGGCAAATCTTCACCCCTACCAAAAATCAAAAACAATTGCTGAGAAAACGGCATGGGAATTTATCAAAAACGAAGGTGGTGGACTTGAACTGTCCGTGGTTAATCCTGTGGCAGTAATGGGTCCGATACTTGGTACAGATTACTCCCATTCTAATCAGGTCGTTAAGAAAATGCTGGAAGGAGAGATAAAAGCATGTCCAAAAGTATATTGTTGCCATGTGGATGTGCGAGATGTTGTTGATCTGCATCTGCTCGCCATGACACATCCGAAGGCTAGCGGCGAAAGGTTCCTGGCTACCACGGGTAAAGCATTATCAATGCTGGATGTTGCGGACATATTGAAGAAAAATTTAGTGGAGGTGGCAGCAAAAGTTCCTACCAGAGAAATGCAGAATTGGATTGTAAGGGCAGCAGCCATATTCAACCCATCGTTACGGATGCTGGCGACATTACTTGGGAAATATGCAGAAACCAGTGGAGATAAAGCAAAACAATTATTGAATTGGTCGCCCCGCTCTAATGAAGAAGCGATTATAGCAACGGCGGAAAGTATGTTACAGCTAGGTCTGATTAAAAAATAA
- a CDS encoding helix-turn-helix domain-containing protein: MKESNIASCYMSPSPSAEQFIPDHCFMYLVSGSMLVYDGHKEYKISSGDYGIGRRNHLAKYTKLPDDGAFKKMFILFEQDFLKTFKDTYGFNAEKNTSTDAIIPLAKNKLVKNFMESTTPYFNEDGFMEEPFFNVKRTELLLVLLKVNPELASVLFDFTTPKKINLEEFMNRNYRFNVSIERFAYLTGRSLSAFKRDFEKIFYATPKHWLVQKRLEEAYYLIDKKGKKPSEIYLDLGFENFSHFSFAFRKLFGHPPTKLIESRNE, translated from the coding sequence ATGAAAGAATCAAATATTGCTTCCTGTTATATGAGCCCTTCTCCCAGTGCCGAGCAGTTTATACCCGATCATTGCTTTATGTATCTGGTTTCAGGTTCAATGCTTGTTTATGATGGCCATAAGGAATATAAAATCAGTTCCGGAGATTATGGGATAGGCAGAAGAAACCATCTGGCAAAATATACCAAGCTGCCCGACGATGGTGCCTTCAAAAAGATGTTCATTTTGTTCGAACAGGATTTTTTAAAGACATTTAAAGATACCTACGGATTCAATGCTGAAAAGAATACAAGTACTGATGCGATTATCCCGCTGGCTAAAAATAAGCTGGTCAAAAATTTTATGGAATCAACAACCCCTTATTTTAATGAGGATGGATTCATGGAAGAGCCGTTTTTTAATGTTAAGCGGACCGAACTCTTGCTGGTACTCCTGAAGGTAAATCCTGAACTAGCCAGTGTTTTGTTTGACTTTACCACTCCTAAAAAAATAAACCTTGAAGAGTTTATGAACCGTAATTACAGGTTCAATGTAAGTATAGAACGATTTGCTTACCTTACCGGCAGAAGCCTGTCCGCTTTCAAACGTGATTTTGAAAAGATATTCTATGCAACTCCAAAACATTGGCTTGTACAGAAACGCTTGGAAGAGGCGTATTATCTTATCGATAAAAAAGGGAAAAAACCTTCTGAAATTTATCTCGATCTTGGTTTTGAGAATTTCTCCCATTTCTCTTTTGCATTTAGAAAATTGTTTGGGCATCCACCAACGAAATTAATTGAATCAAGAAATGAATAG
- a CDS encoding TetR/AcrR family transcriptional regulator, with protein sequence MAGRPKIFDEQEAVKKATEVFRTKSYDTASAEELLTAMGIGKGSFYLAFKGGKEELYIRSIKQFAEDFNQKMGRAIENSEDQVEFIRQFFLRLADVADCDMERGCYLGNALVQLSEKNDEIKKITAALLKSLQKIFAEAIKNALKSEQLKTKEDPEILAWHLTNLWNGIHVTRRMEKSPKILRSLIEMNLSILE encoded by the coding sequence ATGGCAGGAAGGCCAAAAATATTCGACGAACAGGAAGCCGTAAAAAAAGCAACTGAAGTTTTTAGAACGAAAAGTTATGATACGGCTTCTGCAGAAGAATTGTTGACTGCTATGGGAATAGGAAAAGGAAGCTTTTATCTTGCTTTTAAAGGAGGAAAAGAGGAATTGTATATCCGCTCAATCAAACAGTTTGCTGAAGATTTTAACCAAAAAATGGGTCGGGCTATTGAAAATTCAGAAGATCAGGTTGAATTTATCAGACAATTTTTTTTGAGACTTGCAGATGTTGCAGATTGTGATATGGAAAGAGGTTGTTACCTGGGAAATGCTCTGGTTCAGCTTTCTGAAAAGAATGATGAAATTAAAAAAATAACTGCCGCACTATTGAAGAGCTTGCAGAAAATTTTTGCTGAAGCTATTAAAAATGCTCTTAAAAGCGAGCAACTGAAAACCAAAGAAGATCCTGAAATTTTAGCTTGGCATCTTACCAATCTTTGGAACGGAATTCACGTTACACGGCGAATGGAAAAATCACCAAAAATCTTGCGTTCACTTATTGAGATGAACCTGAGTATTTTGGAATAA
- a CDS encoding SDR family oxidoreductase, with the protein MNITNNTILITGGGSGIGLEIAKVLSPANKIIIVGRTKEKLDEAAKDLENVFTVQADITNEADIDRLYEEVKTTFGGINILINNAGNAYVYNLADAGDIYSKALAEFTTNYFAPIRLTDKFLPILKEQKEAAIVNVSSIVGLVPGSHVPTYSDSKAALHSHTRLLRYELAKNTGVKVFELMPPLVNTDFSAEIGGKENGIPASEVANDLLKALQEDIYEIRVGNTELVYNNYFAATEDAFATFNS; encoded by the coding sequence ATGAACATTACCAACAACACTATCCTGATAACCGGAGGAGGCTCAGGAATTGGTTTAGAAATTGCAAAAGTATTAAGCCCAGCAAATAAAATCATCATTGTCGGAAGAACAAAAGAAAAATTGGATGAGGCAGCAAAAGATTTGGAAAATGTCTTCACTGTACAGGCGGATATTACAAATGAAGCAGATATAGACAGGTTATATGAAGAAGTAAAGACTACCTTCGGAGGGATCAATATTCTGATCAATAATGCCGGAAATGCTTATGTTTATAACCTTGCAGATGCCGGTGATATTTACAGCAAAGCATTGGCCGAGTTCACTACGAATTATTTTGCCCCGATCCGTCTGACGGATAAGTTTCTTCCCATCTTAAAGGAACAAAAAGAAGCTGCTATTGTAAATGTTTCATCTATTGTCGGATTGGTTCCTGGTTCTCATGTTCCCACGTATTCCGATTCTAAAGCAGCTCTTCATTCTCATACCAGATTGTTAAGATACGAATTGGCAAAGAACACCGGTGTGAAAGTTTTTGAATTGATGCCACCATTGGTAAACACAGATTTTTCAGCAGAAATAGGAGGCAAAGAAAACGGAATTCCTGCTTCTGAAGTTGCTAATGATCTTTTGAAGGCTCTTCAGGAAGATATTTATGAAATTCGTGTAGGGAATACAGAATTGGTTTATAATAATTATTTTGCTGCCACAGAAGATGCTTTTGCAACCTTTAATAGTTAA
- a CDS encoding DUF2652 domain-containing protein: MEYLYKQYLSESRNIRVEEGLIIIPDISGYTEFVSSICIEAGRYIIGELLSTILQANKLGMNVSEIEGDAILFYKFGKKPSMQRILKLYETMLRSFTIKLREIETIIGHDLGLSLKLIAHYGTFSEYTIGTFKKLYGEPIVKAHSLLKNTIKSKTYILMTNAVVSKETAKKEKEYFFINYSCRTIL; this comes from the coding sequence ATGGAGTATTTATACAAACAATATTTATCAGAAAGCAGAAATATTCGGGTTGAAGAAGGACTTATAATCATTCCTGATATCAGTGGCTATACAGAGTTTGTAAGTAGCATTTGTATCGAAGCGGGTCGTTACATTATCGGAGAACTGCTTTCTACAATTTTGCAAGCCAATAAATTGGGGATGAACGTGTCCGAAATTGAAGGAGATGCAATATTATTCTACAAATTTGGTAAAAAGCCTTCTATGCAGAGAATTTTAAAACTATATGAAACAATGTTAAGAAGCTTTACTATAAAACTTAGAGAAATTGAAACTATCATTGGACATGACTTAGGTTTGTCATTAAAATTAATAGCACATTACGGAACTTTCTCAGAATATACTATCGGAACTTTTAAAAAACTTTACGGAGAACCGATCGTTAAAGCACATTCACTTTTGAAAAATACTATAAAAAGTAAGACTTATATATTGATGACCAATGCTGTCGTTTCTAAGGAAACAGCCAAAAAAGAAAAAGAATATTTTTTTATCAATTACAGTTGCAGAACAATTTTATAA
- a CDS encoding AraC family transcriptional regulator: MKGYNSYRISAPTEFKDIFSHFYYAENRSGETVEKTLLPSYQTIMIFSFGTHASFISKNKEEIKVEKCIVLGPIKHAFNYILPEDAEILVCNFKDDAFFRFFGNAALTDDLAMHPDELLNQNCFTTLWSELKKIDSNENRVQGMLDFCQPYLRDRDSIAEQIAAFDRTSFSPIKEISKRNKISERSLQTNHKKHFGYTSKEIYRYQRFLKAIQIIQNNSCQNIKIDWFDVINQCGYYDQSQLIKDFKHYIHLSPSKYLKFQESICDPKN, from the coding sequence ATGAAAGGTTATAATAGTTACCGAATATCTGCTCCTACAGAATTTAAAGATATTTTTTCACATTTTTACTATGCAGAAAACAGATCCGGAGAAACTGTAGAAAAAACACTTTTACCTTCATATCAGACTATAATGATTTTCAGTTTTGGTACTCACGCATCGTTTATTTCTAAAAATAAAGAGGAGATTAAAGTTGAAAAATGTATTGTATTGGGGCCTATAAAACATGCCTTTAACTATATTTTGCCTGAAGACGCCGAAATTTTGGTTTGCAATTTTAAAGACGATGCTTTTTTCAGGTTTTTTGGAAATGCAGCGTTGACTGATGATTTAGCAATGCACCCGGATGAATTGTTAAATCAGAATTGTTTTACAACACTTTGGTCTGAATTAAAAAAGATTGATTCCAATGAAAACCGGGTTCAGGGTATGCTGGATTTTTGTCAGCCCTATTTACGGGATCGTGACAGTATTGCAGAACAAATTGCAGCCTTTGACCGCACTAGCTTCAGCCCAATAAAAGAAATCTCTAAAAGGAACAAAATATCCGAAAGATCATTACAGACGAATCACAAAAAACATTTTGGATATACCTCAAAGGAGATTTATCGGTATCAGCGCTTTTTAAAAGCAATTCAGATTATCCAGAACAATTCTTGCCAAAACATTAAAATAGATTGGTTTGATGTCATCAATCAATGCGGTTATTATGACCAAAGCCAACTTATCAAGGATTTTAAGCATTATATTCATCTAAGCCCTTCCAAATACCTGAAATTCCAGGAGTCCATATGTGATCCTAAGAATTAA
- a CDS encoding SDR family oxidoreductase — protein MKSTNLLITGATGSVGTQLVNTLVNMNVSFKALVRNNDQGDLMAHLPQTEIAIGDLSDSDSLVQALQGIEKAFLLTNSSEQAEELQLSFVDAAYKAGVKHIVKLSQLAANENSPVRFLRYHAVVENRIKELGMNYTFLRPNLFMQGLIAFGHSIKYEGKFYGSLGNAAVSAVDIRDIAGVAAKVLTENGHENKIYNITGEESLTHFQMAEILSRILKTEISYVDLNSEQMHGALTVAGFPEWQIGGLIEDYAHYARGEAFEISNTVSNITGKPAIGFEQFVHDHLKFFK, from the coding sequence ATGAAAAGTACAAATCTTTTAATTACAGGAGCAACGGGAAGTGTAGGAACACAACTCGTTAATACATTGGTTAATATGAATGTCTCTTTTAAAGCCCTTGTCAGAAACAATGATCAGGGAGATCTGATGGCTCATTTGCCACAAACCGAAATAGCAATTGGTGATCTCTCGGATAGCGATAGCCTTGTTCAGGCATTGCAGGGAATTGAGAAAGCATTTTTGCTTACAAACTCATCAGAGCAAGCCGAAGAACTTCAGCTTAGTTTCGTGGATGCGGCATATAAAGCAGGTGTAAAGCATATTGTGAAATTATCTCAGCTGGCTGCCAATGAGAATTCCCCCGTACGTTTTCTCAGATATCATGCTGTTGTTGAAAACAGGATCAAAGAGTTGGGAATGAATTACACATTTTTACGTCCTAATCTGTTTATGCAAGGTCTTATAGCGTTTGGGCATTCCATTAAATATGAAGGGAAGTTTTATGGTTCGTTGGGAAATGCTGCTGTTAGTGCTGTTGACATCCGTGATATTGCAGGAGTTGCGGCAAAGGTATTAACAGAGAACGGACATGAAAACAAAATCTACAATATAACGGGAGAGGAATCTCTTACCCATTTTCAAATGGCAGAAATACTTTCCCGCATATTGAAAACAGAAATTAGCTATGTAGATTTAAATTCAGAACAAATGCACGGAGCATTAACTGTTGCCGGGTTTCCTGAATGGCAAATAGGAGGTCTTATCGAAGATTATGCTCATTATGCAAGAGGAGAAGCCTTTGAAATTTCTAATACTGTTTCTAATATAACGGGAAAACCTGCAATCGGTTTCGAACAGTTTGTTCATGATCATTTAAAGTTTTTTAAATAA
- a CDS encoding SRPBCC family protein: protein MLVYSFLLLIGLLVITIIGLEVFTSYTVSESINEKAPVKTYQEITINAPAQKVYHIMSDIDHWEDWHSDIKDPKLSGPFRKGSSFDWKSGGLTIHSTLHTVLPEHRIGWSGKAFGAFAIHNWSFIEHEGKTTAKVEESMEGWLVSLLSNTFQKGLESSLQIWLKNLKVKAEKSKF, encoded by the coding sequence ATGTTAGTGTATAGTTTTCTTTTATTAATAGGATTACTTGTAATAACGATTATTGGTCTGGAAGTATTCACTTCATACACTGTGTCAGAATCTATCAATGAAAAAGCCCCTGTAAAAACCTATCAGGAAATTACAATAAATGCCCCTGCTCAAAAAGTTTACCATATTATGAGTGATATAGACCATTGGGAAGATTGGCATAGTGATATTAAAGATCCTAAACTAAGCGGGCCATTTAGAAAAGGAAGCTCTTTTGATTGGAAAAGCGGTGGATTAACCATTCATTCGACTTTGCATACCGTATTGCCAGAACATAGAATTGGCTGGTCAGGTAAAGCTTTCGGAGCATTTGCAATTCATAACTGGTCATTCATAGAACACGAAGGAAAAACAACGGCGAAAGTTGAAGAAAGTATGGAAGGGTGGTTAGTATCTCTATTAAGCAATACATTTCAAAAAGGCCTGGAAAGCTCATTACAAATCTGGTTAAAGAATCTTAAAGTAAAAGCGGAAAAAAGTAAATTTTAA
- a CDS encoding NUDIX hydrolase: MNSNFIHTYVSVDCVVFGFDHENRLNILLVERHLDEKRQIKLPGSLIFSDEDVDDAAQRVLHELTGIKKMILKQFKCFADPMRANNENDIKWMGMEYKHHIDRIITVAYLSLCKIDHKINSTKYSTVDWFPVDEVPSLPFDHNKIINESLVEVRKWIELDFSIIFELLPKKFTIRQLYQLYSALSEKYIDIKNFHKKISSFSYIVPLDEIETNVSHRAARYYKFDAKIYKKNNTKLIK, from the coding sequence ATGAACTCAAACTTTATTCATACATATGTATCGGTGGACTGTGTTGTTTTCGGATTTGATCACGAAAATCGACTGAATATTTTACTGGTTGAACGCCACCTTGACGAGAAAAGACAAATTAAGCTTCCCGGAAGTCTTATTTTTAGTGATGAAGATGTGGATGATGCAGCCCAAAGAGTTTTGCATGAACTGACCGGTATAAAGAAAATGATCCTTAAGCAATTCAAATGTTTTGCAGATCCTATGAGAGCAAATAATGAGAATGATATTAAATGGATGGGAATGGAGTATAAGCATCATATTGACAGAATTATTACAGTAGCATACTTATCTCTTTGTAAAATAGATCATAAAATTAACAGCACAAAATATAGTACGGTAGATTGGTTCCCGGTTGATGAAGTTCCTTCTCTGCCATTTGATCACAATAAAATTATCAATGAATCTTTAGTGGAAGTAAGAAAATGGATAGAACTGGATTTCTCTATTATTTTTGAGCTTCTTCCAAAGAAGTTTACCATCAGGCAGCTCTATCAGTTATACAGTGCTTTGAGTGAAAAGTATATTGATATTAAGAATTTCCATAAAAAAATATCTTCCTTCAGTTACATTGTTCCGTTGGATGAGATTGAAACCAATGTATCGCACCGTGCAGCAAGATACTATAAGTTTGATGCTAAGATTTACAAAAAAAACAATACTAAACTAATAAAATAA
- a CDS encoding xylulokinase → MYLLGYDIGSSSVKVCLIEASSGKVIASEFSPKKEMKITAVHPGWAEQNPVDWWTNLKLAHEAVMHESEIHPEDIKGIGITWQMHGLILVDKDQNLLRPSIIWCDSRAVPYGEKAFKEIGEEKCLSHLLNSPGNFTASKLAWVKDNEPEIFEKIDKIMLPGDYIAMRLSGEIGMTIEGLSEGIFWDFKNNCISEDVINYYGIPKSFFPEIVPTFGIQATVSAVAAEELGLKEGTPISYRAGDQPNNALSLNVFNPGEIASTAGTSGVVYGVLDQLDYDKLSRVNTFAHVNHTEELTRLGVLLCINGTGILNSWLKHNFATSLSSYGDMNDLASLSPVGAKGLSIIPFGNGAERVLENKETNCSIHGINFNIHTKGDILRAAQEGIVFSYEYGMNIMRNIGMNIQVIRAGNANMFLSSIFRKSLAGVSNAVIELYDTDGAVGAARAAGMGIGFYADSKEAFASLERIAVIEPQLEKREQYLEAYSRWKQHLNEIV, encoded by the coding sequence ATGTATTTACTAGGCTATGATATCGGCAGCTCGTCTGTGAAAGTTTGTCTCATTGAGGCATCCAGCGGAAAAGTGATTGCATCAGAATTTTCTCCTAAAAAAGAAATGAAAATCACTGCTGTTCATCCCGGTTGGGCAGAACAGAATCCTGTGGACTGGTGGACAAACCTGAAGCTTGCTCATGAAGCCGTAATGCATGAATCGGAAATACATCCCGAAGATATTAAAGGAATCGGGATTACCTGGCAAATGCACGGTTTGATTTTGGTGGATAAAGATCAGAATTTATTAAGACCTTCCATCATCTGGTGTGACAGTCGTGCCGTTCCTTATGGAGAAAAAGCCTTCAAAGAAATCGGAGAAGAAAAATGTCTGTCTCATTTACTGAATTCGCCGGGAAATTTTACCGCTTCGAAATTAGCCTGGGTAAAAGACAACGAGCCGGAAATTTTTGAAAAGATTGATAAAATAATGCTTCCGGGAGATTATATCGCGATGAGACTTTCCGGGGAAATCGGAATGACGATTGAAGGATTATCAGAAGGGATTTTCTGGGATTTTAAAAACAATTGTATTTCTGAAGATGTTATCAATTATTATGGAATTCCGAAAAGCTTTTTCCCTGAAATTGTCCCGACATTCGGTATTCAGGCAACAGTTTCTGCTGTGGCAGCTGAAGAATTAGGATTAAAAGAAGGAACTCCGATATCCTACAGAGCAGGAGATCAGCCGAATAATGCTTTGTCATTAAATGTTTTCAATCCCGGAGAAATTGCTTCCACCGCAGGAACTTCAGGGGTAGTGTACGGAGTGTTGGACCAACTGGATTATGACAAATTATCAAGAGTAAATACTTTTGCTCACGTAAATCATACTGAAGAGCTAACCAGACTGGGTGTTTTACTTTGTATTAATGGAACGGGAATCTTAAATTCCTGGCTAAAACATAATTTTGCAACTTCATTATCTTCTTATGGAGATATGAATGACCTGGCTTCTCTTTCCCCCGTTGGAGCAAAAGGGTTAAGTATCATTCCTTTTGGTAATGGTGCGGAAAGGGTGTTGGAAAATAAAGAAACCAATTGTTCCATTCACGGAATTAATTTCAATATACATACAAAAGGAGATATTTTACGTGCTGCGCAGGAAGGCATTGTTTTCTCCTATGAATACGGAATGAATATCATGAGAAATATCGGAATGAATATTCAGGTAATTCGTGCAGGAAATGCCAATATGTTTTTAAGTTCAATTTTCAGAAAATCACTGGCCGGAGTGAGTAATGCTGTTATTGAGCTTTATGATACAGACGGAGCGGTAGGTGCTGCGAGGGCAGCAGGAATGGGAATAGGTTTTTATGCAGATTCTAAAGAAGCTTTTGCTTCTCTCGAAAGAATTGCTGTCATAGAACCCCAATTAGAAAAGCGAGAACAATATCTGGAAGCCTATTCAAGATGGAAACAACATCTTAACGAAATAGTATAA